Proteins from a single region of Neodiprion virginianus isolate iyNeoVirg1 chromosome 4, iyNeoVirg1.1, whole genome shotgun sequence:
- the LOC124302214 gene encoding probable cytochrome P450 304a1, with amino-acid sequence MPVVLALLLILLVVILNKFYNFVFGKPLANAPPGLPRFPIWGSYWLLLWGNYNFPHKTIHYYAKKYKSKVVGCWLGDYYTLVATNYNSIKELLTKKEYDGRLTDAFIFTSRAFGKKLGIFFTDGDKWREQRRFALRYMREFGFGRRMDKTESDFAEELGVLLDTLKSGPANENERKVLKDGNMVRFPDILYPTAANFFLTIFTGERLPRTDHEKLRVVSRAAAKFQRNSDTTGGAILVTPWIRHFAHGFSYPGFIEGSTGITNFIKKCFGTNEASFIGDAERGFLDTCIKRLKDEEGFPTITEEQVLMLGTDLIFPALTANPWAVTIIIKYMMHHPHIMEKVQKQIDTVIGRDRLITLNDRVNLPYVEATIREVMRVETMTPWSVAHRATERGTLDGFDVPKNAVLVTDLYSMHHDPEMWGDPEEVRPERFLTEDGHMGKDRSLPFGAGGRLCAGETFARQFLFLTFSTLVQNFDFSFIESEPSSLEDRIPGFATSPKDFWARVTPRK; translated from the exons ATGCCTGTGGTGTtggcattattattaattttgctcgTCGTTATATTAAATAAGTTCTATAATTTCGTATTCGGTAAACCTTTAGCAAATGCACCTCCAG GTTTACCTCGGTTCCCAATATGGGGTAGCTATTGGCTCCTTCTTTGGGGAAACTACAATTTTCCTCACAAAACGATCCACTATTACGCCAAAAAGTACAAATCCAAAGTGGTAGGATGCTGGCTGGGCGATTATTACACGTTAGTTGCGACGAACTACAATAGTATCAAGGAACTGCTCACGAAGAAAGAATACGACGGAAGATTGACCGATGCTTTCATATTTACGTCGAGAgcttttggaaaaaaattag GCATCTTTTTCACCGATGGTGACAAATGGAGAGAGCAAAGGAGGTTTGCCCTCAGGTATATGAGGGAATTCGGGTTCGGACGACGAATGGACAAGACTGAGAGCGATTTTGCGGAGGAGCTGGGTGTGCTGCTTGACACCTTAAAAAGTGGTCCCGCCAACGAGAACGAGCGG AAGGTGCTCAAGGACGGCAACATGGTCCGTTTTCCAGATATCCTCTATCCAACAGCAGCCAATTTCTTTCTGACGATATTCACCGGGGAACGTTTACCGAGAACTGATCACGAGAAGCTGCGAGTCGTGTCAAGGGCCGccgcaaaatttcaaagaaacaGTGACACGACCGGAGGTGCGATATTGGTCACTCCTTGGATTCGCCACTTCGCTCACGGGTTTTCTTATCCCGGATTCATCGAAGGGTCGACGGGGATAACAAACTTTATCAAA AAATGCTTCGGAACGAACGAGGCGTCGTTTATCGGCGATGCCGAAAGAGGCTTCCTCGACACGTGTATTAAAAGACTGAAGGACGAGGAAGGATTTCCGACAATCACCGAAGAGCAGGTCCTCATGCTGGGTACGGACCTGATTTTTCCAGCGTTAACAGCTAACCCGTGGGCCGTGACGATCATAATCAAGTACATGATGCACCATCCTCACATCATGGAGAAAGTTCAAAAGCAGATCGATACGGTGATCGGCAGGGATCGGCTAATCACGTTGAACGACAGAGTAAA TCTTCCCTACGTCGAAGCAACGATCCGTGAAGTTATGAGAGTGGAGACGATGACACCTTGGTCGGTAGCTCACAGGGCGACGGAAAGGGGTACGCTAGACGGTTTCGACGTCCCAAAGAACGCAGTTCTGGTAACCGACCTCTACTCCATGCATCACGATCCAGAGATGTGGGGTGATCCAGAAGAAGTTCGTCCCGAGCGATTCCTGACCGAGGACGGCCACATGGGGAAGGACCGCTCTTTGCCGTTCGGCGCAG GGGGACGACTTTGCGCCGGCGAGACATTCGCaagacaatttttattcctcaCCTTCAGTACCCTTGTCCAGAATTTCGACTTCTCTTTCATCGAGAGCGAGCCGTCGTCCTTGGAGGATCGGATTCCAGGATTCGCTACGAGTCCGAAAGACTTTTGGGCCAGAGTTACTCCCCGTAAATAG
- the LOC124302229 gene encoding high affinity copper uptake protein 1-like isoform X2, with protein MSDDHLNSSYGHAGHEGHTMGHAGHEGHMMGHAGGGGHSGSMEHVGASSGSSAEACSGHGMHGMMMAFHGGYCETVLFDSWKVSSIGSLVGSMIGIIIMAALYEGLKYYREYLFWRTYNALQYRSVSMPQEKNVVSEDNRVVHFFYVFLFSMVGEVIHKQPPTMLSWMHTFQTFLHIVQIIISYFLMLIFMTYNVWLCFAVVLGAAVGYFLFGWKKSVIVDVTEHCH; from the exons aTGTCCGATGATCACTTAAATTCGTCATATGGGCACGCGGGTCACGAAGGACACACGATGGGGCACGCGGGTCACGAAGGACACATGATGGGGCATGCGGGAGGCGGAGGTCACAGCGGCAGCATGGAGCACGTAGGAGCATCCAGTGGATCATCCGCGGAAGCCTGCAGCGGTCACGGGATGCACGGAATGATG ATGGCGTTTCACGGTGGTTACTGCGAGACGGTTCTGTTCGACTCGTGGAAGGTCTCTTCGATCGGAAGCCTGGTGGGATCGAtgataggtataataataatggccGCACTTTACGAGGGTCTCAAATATTACCGGGAATATCTGTTCTGGAGGACGTACAACGCTTTGCAGTATCGAAGCGTTTCCATGCCGCAGGAGAAGAACGTTGTTTCCGAAGACAACAGGGTTGTACA ttttttttatgtttttctttttagtatGGTCGGAGAGGTGATACACAAGCAACC GCCAACAATGCTCTCCTGGATGCACACCTTTCAAACGTTCCTTCACATCGTGCAAATAATTATATCGTATTTCTTAATGCTGATATTCATGACGTACAACGTTTGGTTGTGCTTTGCCGTTGTTCTTGGTGCCGCCGTTGGCTACTTCCTTTTTGGATGGAAAAAATCCGTTATTGTTGACGTTACGGAACACTGTCACTGA
- the LOC124302229 gene encoding high affinity copper uptake protein 1-like isoform X6: MTMSDDHLNSSYGHAGHEGHTMGHAGHEGHMMGHAGGGGHSGSMEHVGASSGSSAEACSGHGMHGMMMAFHGGYCETVLFDSWKVSSIGSLVGSMIGIIIMAALYEGLKYYREYLFWRTYNALQYRSVSMPQEKNVVSEDNRVVQPTMLSWMHTFQTFLHIVQIIISYFLMLIFMTYNVWLCFAVVLGAAVGYFLFGWKKSVIVDVTEHCH, translated from the exons aTGTCCGATGATCACTTAAATTCGTCATATGGGCACGCGGGTCACGAAGGACACACGATGGGGCACGCGGGTCACGAAGGACACATGATGGGGCATGCGGGAGGCGGAGGTCACAGCGGCAGCATGGAGCACGTAGGAGCATCCAGTGGATCATCCGCGGAAGCCTGCAGCGGTCACGGGATGCACGGAATGATG ATGGCGTTTCACGGTGGTTACTGCGAGACGGTTCTGTTCGACTCGTGGAAGGTCTCTTCGATCGGAAGCCTGGTGGGATCGAtgataggtataataataatggccGCACTTTACGAGGGTCTCAAATATTACCGGGAATATCTGTTCTGGAGGACGTACAACGCTTTGCAGTATCGAAGCGTTTCCATGCCGCAGGAGAAGAACGTTGTTTCCGAAGACAACAGGGTTGTACA GCCAACAATGCTCTCCTGGATGCACACCTTTCAAACGTTCCTTCACATCGTGCAAATAATTATATCGTATTTCTTAATGCTGATATTCATGACGTACAACGTTTGGTTGTGCTTTGCCGTTGTTCTTGGTGCCGCCGTTGGCTACTTCCTTTTTGGATGGAAAAAATCCGTTATTGTTGACGTTACGGAACACTGTCACTGA
- the LOC124302229 gene encoding high affinity copper uptake protein 1-like isoform X3, giving the protein MTMSDDHLNSSYGHAGHEGHTMGHAGHEGHMMGHAGGGGHSGSMEHVGASSGSSAEACSGHGMHGMMMAFHGGYCETVLFDSWKVSSIGSLVGSMIGIIIMAALYEGLKYYREYLFWRTYNALQYRSVSMPQEKNVVSEDNRVVHMVGEVIHKQPPTMLSWMHTFQTFLHIVQIIISYFLMLIFMTYNVWLCFAVVLGAAVGYFLFGWKKSVIVDVTEHCH; this is encoded by the exons aTGTCCGATGATCACTTAAATTCGTCATATGGGCACGCGGGTCACGAAGGACACACGATGGGGCACGCGGGTCACGAAGGACACATGATGGGGCATGCGGGAGGCGGAGGTCACAGCGGCAGCATGGAGCACGTAGGAGCATCCAGTGGATCATCCGCGGAAGCCTGCAGCGGTCACGGGATGCACGGAATGATG ATGGCGTTTCACGGTGGTTACTGCGAGACGGTTCTGTTCGACTCGTGGAAGGTCTCTTCGATCGGAAGCCTGGTGGGATCGAtgataggtataataataatggccGCACTTTACGAGGGTCTCAAATATTACCGGGAATATCTGTTCTGGAGGACGTACAACGCTTTGCAGTATCGAAGCGTTTCCATGCCGCAGGAGAAGAACGTTGTTTCCGAAGACAACAGGGTTGTACA tatGGTCGGAGAGGTGATACACAAGCAACC GCCAACAATGCTCTCCTGGATGCACACCTTTCAAACGTTCCTTCACATCGTGCAAATAATTATATCGTATTTCTTAATGCTGATATTCATGACGTACAACGTTTGGTTGTGCTTTGCCGTTGTTCTTGGTGCCGCCGTTGGCTACTTCCTTTTTGGATGGAAAAAATCCGTTATTGTTGACGTTACGGAACACTGTCACTGA
- the LOC124302229 gene encoding high affinity copper uptake protein 1-like isoform X5 has protein sequence MSDDHLNSSMGHAGHEGHMMGHAGGGGHSGSMEHVGASSGSSAEACSGHGMHGMMMAFHGGYCETVLFDSWKVSSIGSLVGSMIGIIIMAALYEGLKYYREYLFWRTYNALQYRSVSMPQEKNVVSEDNRVVHFFYVFLFSMVGEVIHKQPPTMLSWMHTFQTFLHIVQIIISYFLMLIFMTYNVWLCFAVVLGAAVGYFLFGWKKSVIVDVTEHCH, from the exons aTGTCCGATGATCACTTAAATTCGTC GATGGGGCACGCGGGTCACGAAGGACACATGATGGGGCATGCGGGAGGCGGAGGTCACAGCGGCAGCATGGAGCACGTAGGAGCATCCAGTGGATCATCCGCGGAAGCCTGCAGCGGTCACGGGATGCACGGAATGATG ATGGCGTTTCACGGTGGTTACTGCGAGACGGTTCTGTTCGACTCGTGGAAGGTCTCTTCGATCGGAAGCCTGGTGGGATCGAtgataggtataataataatggccGCACTTTACGAGGGTCTCAAATATTACCGGGAATATCTGTTCTGGAGGACGTACAACGCTTTGCAGTATCGAAGCGTTTCCATGCCGCAGGAGAAGAACGTTGTTTCCGAAGACAACAGGGTTGTACA ttttttttatgtttttctttttagtatGGTCGGAGAGGTGATACACAAGCAACC GCCAACAATGCTCTCCTGGATGCACACCTTTCAAACGTTCCTTCACATCGTGCAAATAATTATATCGTATTTCTTAATGCTGATATTCATGACGTACAACGTTTGGTTGTGCTTTGCCGTTGTTCTTGGTGCCGCCGTTGGCTACTTCCTTTTTGGATGGAAAAAATCCGTTATTGTTGACGTTACGGAACACTGTCACTGA
- the LOC124302229 gene encoding high affinity copper uptake protein 1-like isoform X1, translated as MTMSDDHLNSSYGHAGHEGHTMGHAGHEGHMMGHAGGGGHSGSMEHVGASSGSSAEACSGHGMHGMMMAFHGGYCETVLFDSWKVSSIGSLVGSMIGIIIMAALYEGLKYYREYLFWRTYNALQYRSVSMPQEKNVVSEDNRVVHFFYVFLFSMVGEVIHKQPPTMLSWMHTFQTFLHIVQIIISYFLMLIFMTYNVWLCFAVVLGAAVGYFLFGWKKSVIVDVTEHCH; from the exons aTGTCCGATGATCACTTAAATTCGTCATATGGGCACGCGGGTCACGAAGGACACACGATGGGGCACGCGGGTCACGAAGGACACATGATGGGGCATGCGGGAGGCGGAGGTCACAGCGGCAGCATGGAGCACGTAGGAGCATCCAGTGGATCATCCGCGGAAGCCTGCAGCGGTCACGGGATGCACGGAATGATG ATGGCGTTTCACGGTGGTTACTGCGAGACGGTTCTGTTCGACTCGTGGAAGGTCTCTTCGATCGGAAGCCTGGTGGGATCGAtgataggtataataataatggccGCACTTTACGAGGGTCTCAAATATTACCGGGAATATCTGTTCTGGAGGACGTACAACGCTTTGCAGTATCGAAGCGTTTCCATGCCGCAGGAGAAGAACGTTGTTTCCGAAGACAACAGGGTTGTACA ttttttttatgtttttctttttagtatGGTCGGAGAGGTGATACACAAGCAACC GCCAACAATGCTCTCCTGGATGCACACCTTTCAAACGTTCCTTCACATCGTGCAAATAATTATATCGTATTTCTTAATGCTGATATTCATGACGTACAACGTTTGGTTGTGCTTTGCCGTTGTTCTTGGTGCCGCCGTTGGCTACTTCCTTTTTGGATGGAAAAAATCCGTTATTGTTGACGTTACGGAACACTGTCACTGA
- the LOC124302229 gene encoding high affinity copper uptake protein 1-like isoform X4: MTMSDDHLNSSMGHAGHEGHMMGHAGGGGHSGSMEHVGASSGSSAEACSGHGMHGMMMAFHGGYCETVLFDSWKVSSIGSLVGSMIGIIIMAALYEGLKYYREYLFWRTYNALQYRSVSMPQEKNVVSEDNRVVHFFYVFLFSMVGEVIHKQPPTMLSWMHTFQTFLHIVQIIISYFLMLIFMTYNVWLCFAVVLGAAVGYFLFGWKKSVIVDVTEHCH, from the exons aTGTCCGATGATCACTTAAATTCGTC GATGGGGCACGCGGGTCACGAAGGACACATGATGGGGCATGCGGGAGGCGGAGGTCACAGCGGCAGCATGGAGCACGTAGGAGCATCCAGTGGATCATCCGCGGAAGCCTGCAGCGGTCACGGGATGCACGGAATGATG ATGGCGTTTCACGGTGGTTACTGCGAGACGGTTCTGTTCGACTCGTGGAAGGTCTCTTCGATCGGAAGCCTGGTGGGATCGAtgataggtataataataatggccGCACTTTACGAGGGTCTCAAATATTACCGGGAATATCTGTTCTGGAGGACGTACAACGCTTTGCAGTATCGAAGCGTTTCCATGCCGCAGGAGAAGAACGTTGTTTCCGAAGACAACAGGGTTGTACA ttttttttatgtttttctttttagtatGGTCGGAGAGGTGATACACAAGCAACC GCCAACAATGCTCTCCTGGATGCACACCTTTCAAACGTTCCTTCACATCGTGCAAATAATTATATCGTATTTCTTAATGCTGATATTCATGACGTACAACGTTTGGTTGTGCTTTGCCGTTGTTCTTGGTGCCGCCGTTGGCTACTTCCTTTTTGGATGGAAAAAATCCGTTATTGTTGACGTTACGGAACACTGTCACTGA